AGTGCTACTGGTGCATAGAATAGGTGGGCTCAGAGGTCGTAGTCATGCGAGGATCGGTGGGGCGCAATCGGGGATGGCGCACGGGTGGAAGCCGCGTCGGTCGGAAGAAAGAGGTGCGCGGACCAGACCTCGATCGGGTGCATTAGCGTAGCGACAGATCTATCTACATTTAGATATATATTAGActtactgtatatatatatatacacacactggCCGGTGGCTTGACATACATCCCATGAGAGTTCTCGACTAAGAGATCATTACATGATAAAATATGCAACGAAAAGGTTCTTTGAGAGGAATTTTTTAAcaatatgaacagtatttttaaCAGTATACTGTACAGGATAAAATATACAACTAGTCATATCGGTTCCTTCATGCAGGCTGCAGCTATATATAAAGACGAGCTGCAGCGAGCCTCCACTCCATCCAAGCTCCAAATCAACTAGAAAACATAAGGCTATTGcctgcttcttcttctgctgctgTATACAGGCACAGATCACACATACACATGGAGAATAAATCACCTTCTTCATGCATCAGCCCAGCAGCCACATCAATGTCAGCTGGCGAGAGCAGCTGGGCGATGCACATTGCGAATTTCCTGGCATCACCACACGGCAGAAGGGAGATGCATCAAGAAGCGGTCTCTGACAGTAGCTTCTTCTCTggcttctcttcttcctttgaTTATTTCCATGATGACGCCTCTTTCATCACATCGGAGATGATGTGCGGCGACGGCGAAGAAGATGAATCTTTACAGGATACTGCATGTTCTTCTGCAGCTGGCTCAAAGGTAAGGAAAATATTATCCAGTTATAGCTTGTCGAACAACAAAATTGCATAGCTTATCTTCTAATAAAATTACGGTTTGTTGTTGCGCAGATAGCTAGCATGGAAAATGTAGATATGAAGTCAATGGCAACCATGGATGCAAAAGAGTTCAACATGCCCCAACTGGTACGTTTGTGAAACAGTCTCCATCTCTTTCTTCTTGCAGATGCTGATTTGGTGTCCCTTGTTTTACTTACAAGGTTCTTGGAATATTGCAGGCCAAGTACTTTGTTGATGTGGGTTCACGACAGCAGGTGGCcaatgtggatcaagaattgaACAATAGTTATAATAACAATGAGAAGGCACTGTATGAGTGTAATGAGCTAAGGAAGAAAGGGCTTTGCTTGGCCCCTATCTCCATGTTGATAGATTATCTCGGATGATTGCCGTTCATGTACTACCAGTGCTCAGTTTAATTCTATACAATTATAGCTAATATATCTTGTTTCAAAAATATAGctcatatctctctctctctcttcagtTAGCTGAGAGAACCCTACTTCCATCAAGCTGTTGAGCTGTATCATCGTATGTTcacattttttagataatggaaacaTTGTTTCCGGCCTGTGCAACATACGGTGTACACAGTCTGGTTTCTTATTACACGATGTTGTGATCAACGAATAACACAGGAATTGGGATAAAGCCGCTAACTAATGCTCCCCTCGGTGCCTCCTTGAGGGGCGAACCACCTCCGCCGACAAACCTCCCAGGCTGCCGCCACTGCTCCCCTTTTCCCTTTCcattccctccctccctctccccttcTTTTCCAGTGGTGTTGCTGCAGCTGTCAGTATGTACGGCGGCCGTCGATCTGGACGAAGGCGGCCGAGATCCGCTCTGGCAGGCCGGATCTAGGTGGCTGCGGCATGGATCTGCGGGCGGAGGCATCGCGCGAGCCGTGTTATTCGGCGTGGTGGTGCTGGAAGATGAGGCCGCGATGGCCGACGCAGTGCTGCAGGGTGGCGATTGGGTTCGGCGGCCGGATCTGGGCGGGGAAAGACCTGATGGTTGAAAATTCGGGTGCTAGGAAGCCCTAAAACACCTACTTCATGTATAGATGGGGCCAATTTACTGCAGCAGTCCGTGAACAGGAAATTTAATTATATCTCTAAagttgatcactttttgatAACATATTTAAAAGTTGATCCTACTATATCCCACATGGCTAGTTTTTAACAAGGTTTAGCTTTCAAATCTCTTATCCAATACGTAATTTATTACAAACTAGTTCATGTTAGACATATAATCAAAGATGATcaattttagatatattatcaaAGGTTGATTAATTTTAAGACATATAATCAATTAATTTCCCCGTGAACCTGACTCCCAACAGGTCGGGATCCCCATTTCAGTCGAGTTCGATCATGGCGCTACGACGTACGTTCAGCTGAGAATTCATGAGTCCGTCTAAGGATCGGAGTAGCATGCCGGCGGGCGGGCGAGCGGCACACACGGAGAGAGCAACGGCACGGTGAGGCCGGTCAGCATGCTGATTTGCTCCTCCGGTCCTGCACCAGCAGCAGATTAGGACTCACCAGACTAGTCTGGTGATACGTACATGCAATTACCTGCCACGGCGGCAGGGGTGGAACTGATGCGCATGCATCGTTGCGCCGCCGCGCGATGTCATGGACTCATGGCTACCACCGCACGGGTGCGCGGAGGCGCCATGGCGACAGCGCGCGGGCCAGCACCGCGTGCCCTCTCCTGGTCCGGTCCCCTATATTATCCTCGCTTTGCCGCGATCCGCGTACTTGTATTCCTTGAACCGAAATCAACGATGGGCTCAATTACTACATAGCATTAGAAAGATGGACGTTGCATGGCACACTTCTGTTCATTTGAGATCTGTCTATGGCCGAGATGCTTATACCGACTAATTAGCTGGCTGGAAAAAAGGCACGGTTATTTTATCTTGCAAGTTGTGACTATTTTTATTCCATTATACACCTCTAGCGTTTCCGAACGGCTACTTTCCATCGAAGAACTTTAGGTAAgataatataattaaacaagcccacttagcatgtctgaCTTTTATCATTAGTTTTCATCTATTTGATGGAACTTTTTAATGACAACTTAGCAGTTGTAAATTTTATGATCAAAGTTGTTGGGAAGCTCTTTAGAATAATACAGAGTCCACTTTTAGGATGTCGACGATAACTACTGGTTGAGAACTGACAAAAAGTGTCAAACGGTCTGAATCATGTGGCACTTTCGGAGATATTGAAGGTAAAATTGTATCTTCCGAGGGAAAATGGAGAGAATGCTAAGACGCAGAAATGTACCTTTGTTTTAACTGAAAATATTATTCAATACATATGTCAAGATGGAAACCGGCACAATGGCTCGTAGCAGGATCTAGGACATTCAGTACAGTATTGGGGAATTCTGTAGCTAAGAAGAATTTGCATTTCAGTGCCAAAGCATTGCCTGTAATGATTGGATTGGGGAATAGTATGCCAGTAGACGTGAGTATTATTTATGGTAATTTGACCCTGAGAGATACTGAAGTGAGCATCTAACTGCAGATTGGTGACAATGTCCAACTGAAATGCCAATGCCAATTTCCTACTCATCCATCATTCACTAAAGCGAAGGTGCACCTAAATGCTTCTGTTCTTAGTAAACGTTGCAGGTTTATATTCCAGAGGAAAATATGGTATGTCACAGACAGGGTCAGTGAATGCAGGGGGGCGTAGCCAACCAAAAGCATCGGAATCGGCAACAGCAAGTGATCGCTGGCTGGCTGGCTCCGGAAGAGACAAGGAACTGCTTTACAGCTTTAGGTTGGACCAGCAACATCATGCACATAAAGAAAAGAAGGTCCCAGCGGTTTGAACCTTTTGCCTTGTTTGAATCTTGATCCTCTCGCAACTTGCTCAAACCATATACTTTGGGCGATGCGCATCGCCAGAGGATGGAGCCGGCGCTGATGTGGCGCGCTGGCATATGAGTATCCTAGTGCCGCAGCATCCGTGGACGGTTTTGGAGCAACAGTTATCCAAATGCAACATGTAATATTTTTCTGTGCATATTTCTTGgtaccggccttccggagcaaTCTTTTAGTCCCTCCACTCGTCGTGAGTAGTAATTTTAGCAGTTTGATAGCCAATCTTCAAGTTTGGTGGTAAAAGATGTGCCAAGAAATCAAGATCGGCATGCTGTTTCACTAAGGCCTCACGCTCCCGATGACATTGTTTGGAGGATGAGTGCGGACAGGGAATACTCCACGTCTTCAGTATACAAGATGCAATTTTGGGACTCCACCGTCACCGACTTCACCGTCATATTTTGGAAGGTCCGAGCACCACCGAAATGCAAGTTTTTTACTTGGCTGGCTGAACAGAACAAGCTATAAACTATGGACCGTTTGGCCAAGAGCGGATGGTTTTCAAACATAACATGCAGCCTCTATTGGCGAACCCCGGAGACATCTCACCATCTTCTTGTGGGTTGCCGATACACCCGTGTTACTTGGGGGCAAGCTGCGTCATGGCTTGCCCAGGCGGCAATCCACCCTAGCCAATGGCCGCCTTAAGATTCCGTGCATGAATAGTGGTCGGCAATAGCAAAGAAGCGTCACACTTCACGTAAAGGAGTCAGATCTCTTATCATGCTTGTCTCCTACGCGAATTAGAATGAATGGAATCAAAACATTTTTACCATCGAGAGCAGGCCACAGCCTAGATCATTCGTTCGGTCAAGGATGAAGCCGCTCTTTGGGCTTTTGTGGGCACGCGTTATCTAGGGCGCCTTTTAGCACGAGAGTAGGCTTTCTTTTAGGGTTGGGGACACACCAAAAGTCCCCAATCCTAATCATGTATCGGGGTTGTAAAACCTTTTTGTGCCCCATCAAGCTTTCTTCTTATTAATACGATAGACAATCCTCCAATCAATTTCGATTCCCTTAAAAGAAATCAAGATTGTCTCACGGGGATCGGAGACTCCATAGGAGAAAGGGGAAATTGGAAGGAGTGGGGGAGGGGGATGATTGCTAGTTCCTCTAAAACCATAACTTTTAACAGATCTTACAAATTGTTGAAGATAACTTTTAACATGGGGAGTTCTACTTGGCGTTGGTTCTATCAACTTCGCGTGCTTGAGGGGCAAGCAGTTGTGTCGTTGGCAGTGTCTTCACGTGGGCTGCGATGCGCTTGTGGTTTGAATGTGGTTGTTCTCCCCCCTCCACATGGTTGTTTACGGGATCACCAAGCAAAAGCCTTTTCAAACTTGTGTTGATATCGGCACCAGCGGCATCCTCATGCGTCGTTACCTCCTTGGAGGCGGTGATGTGGTGCTCTTTGCCTCTCTGGGAGGTCCTCCGGGTGAAAACCCCGATTCCGACCTTTGACGACGTGCCCTCTTTGGTGGTGTCGTTCTAGAGTTCTTTTCCTATGGTTCGGGTGGCCTCTGGTTCGAGCCCGGTTTTGGCTGTTTTGCAGTGTTTACCATCTCAGTCATAGTTTAGCTAGGTAAATGGTCAAGAGTTGCGGTGTCTTAGGCCTAGTATAGTTAAGTAGTTGTCCGTTGTGTTGTGATTTTCGGCTCGGTTTTCACTAATTAACCAAGCGTTGTTTAGCCCATTGGGCTTTTCTTCTTATCAATATTATTGGCAGCTCTCCTACCAGTCCGTTTCAAATAAACTTTTAACATGGTACTAGAATGTTGAATTTGGCCTTACAAATTATTTAATATGACTTTTATAATTGTTAAATTAAGTTTCACAAATTGTTGAATTCTATCTTTTAAACTGTTATGTGCATGGGAAAAACCAAAAATGA
This genomic window from Phragmites australis chromosome 7, lpPhrAust1.1, whole genome shotgun sequence contains:
- the LOC133923664 gene encoding vascular-related unknown protein 1-like — encoded protein: MENKSPSSCISPAATSMSAGESSWAMHIANFLASPHGRREMHQEAVSDSSFFSGFSSSFDYFHDDASFITSEMMCGDGEEDESLQDTACSSAAGSKIASMENVDMKSMATMDAKEFNMPQLAKYFVDVGSRQQVANVDQELNNSYNNNEKALYECNELRKKGLCLAPISMLIDYLG